A window from Candidatus Nitrospira neomarina encodes these proteins:
- a CDS encoding inositol monophosphatase family protein encodes MYKGLPDHQLTQLLQTAVQAAHVAAVPIRAYFEKQDFRIREKSDGSPVTQADQEGEALIRSHLLSNAAIGPLDILGEEEGLQGTGTGWQWVVDPIDGTRSFIHGIPLFGTIIALVDTREQFPVLGVIHLPMLGLTYAAARGQGATRQGKTLHLPEDLSIEKAIIGVGDFAQFSSVDREADYHQLLGMSGYVRGYTDCFGHGLVISGALGAMVDPALNPWDILATQVLIEEAGGTAILRPSKDSGKVDAIFGNRLLVQHLARELSF; translated from the coding sequence ATGTATAAAGGTTTGCCCGATCATCAACTGACTCAATTGTTGCAAACTGCTGTCCAGGCGGCCCACGTTGCCGCTGTTCCGATTCGAGCCTATTTCGAAAAGCAGGATTTCCGTATCAGAGAAAAAAGCGATGGTTCACCTGTGACTCAAGCCGATCAAGAGGGGGAAGCACTTATCCGCAGTCACTTGCTTTCCAACGCCGCAATCGGGCCTCTCGATATTCTTGGTGAAGAAGAAGGGTTACAGGGGACGGGAACAGGATGGCAATGGGTTGTGGATCCTATCGATGGAACACGATCCTTTATCCATGGGATCCCGTTATTCGGTACCATTATCGCCTTGGTTGACACTCGGGAACAATTTCCTGTCCTTGGAGTGATTCACCTTCCCATGCTCGGCCTCACCTATGCCGCCGCCAGGGGACAAGGGGCCACTCGACAAGGAAAAACCTTGCACCTTCCTGAAGATCTTTCCATTGAAAAGGCAATTATCGGAGTGGGCGATTTTGCTCAGTTTTCCAGTGTGGATCGGGAGGCAGATTATCATCAACTGTTAGGGATGTCCGGGTATGTGCGAGGGTATACCGATTGTTTTGGGCATGGCCTGGTGATCAGTGGAGCCCTTGGCGCAATGGTGGACCCAGCTTTGAACCCGTGGGATATCCTGGCTACTCAGGTATTAATTGAGGAGGCCGGAGGGACGGCAATCCTTCGTCCCTCAAAGGATTCCGGAAAGGTTGATGCCATATTTGGGAACCGTTTGCTCGTTCAACATCTTGCTCGTGAACTCTCCTTTTAA
- a CDS encoding Ppx/GppA phosphatase family protein: MKRLAVIDIGTNSIHMVLAEIGKGFSYKIVDRIKEMARLGDGTFTSQRLSPEAMDRGLTVLKRFSMLAKNKGFDPIVPIATSAVREAKNGGDFLKLVRKELGLRVRVITGEEEARLIYLGVRNTMDLDHFPAMIVDIGGGSVELMACTQKRLKFVRSLKLGAIRLKDQFLKADIPDKKMIRRLENQVSQTLKKSLTSKKHDSQFNQLVATSGMAGNLAEIIYLSRTGRPLSQIDMATIELDEVREVERLLRTKDTQTRLNIPGLDPRRVDTLYSGVLVLRILMERIGVKQARISDKAIREGVIYDFIQQHQEGLRAEQEIPHIRRRQVLLLARRYQYPKNHAHHVAKLALSLFDQTQTLHQLGDREREWLEYAALLHDIGHHIRENKHHKHTYYLITHADLPGFSSEELGIMANVARYHRRGQPTIRHKGFRLLNRDQKKVVPCLSAILRIADGLDRSHFSVIRKISIEPGKPLRLHVFFRYDPELELWTTERRMKLFEKTFHCRIELKPAPIAMKTVA; the protein is encoded by the coding sequence ATGAAAAGGCTCGCGGTTATTGATATTGGAACGAATTCCATTCACATGGTTCTAGCCGAAATTGGAAAAGGATTCTCTTACAAAATTGTCGACCGTATTAAGGAAATGGCCAGATTGGGTGATGGAACCTTTACGTCTCAGCGGTTGTCTCCAGAGGCCATGGACCGTGGGTTGACCGTCCTAAAACGGTTTTCCATGCTGGCAAAGAATAAGGGATTTGATCCTATTGTACCGATTGCCACCAGTGCGGTCCGCGAGGCAAAAAATGGAGGGGATTTTTTAAAGCTGGTACGCAAGGAACTTGGGCTTAGAGTGCGGGTCATCACCGGTGAGGAAGAGGCCCGCCTCATCTATTTAGGCGTCAGGAATACTATGGATCTCGACCATTTTCCCGCCATGATTGTGGATATCGGGGGCGGGTCCGTGGAGTTGATGGCTTGTACACAAAAGCGTTTAAAATTCGTGAGAAGTCTCAAGTTAGGTGCGATTAGGTTAAAGGATCAATTCCTCAAGGCAGACATACCTGATAAAAAAATGATCAGACGTTTGGAAAATCAGGTTAGTCAAACCTTGAAGAAATCCTTAACATCAAAGAAACATGACTCTCAATTTAATCAACTTGTGGCCACATCGGGGATGGCGGGAAACCTCGCGGAAATCATTTATTTGTCTAGGACGGGACGGCCGCTCTCTCAAATTGATATGGCCACGATTGAGTTAGATGAAGTTCGAGAGGTTGAACGACTGCTGCGGACAAAAGATACACAGACGCGATTGAATATACCCGGCCTGGACCCCAGGCGTGTGGATACGCTCTATTCCGGTGTGTTGGTGTTGCGGATACTGATGGAACGTATCGGAGTCAAGCAAGCGCGTATCAGTGATAAGGCGATTCGGGAAGGGGTTATTTATGATTTCATTCAACAACATCAGGAAGGGTTGCGGGCGGAACAAGAAATTCCCCATATTCGCCGGCGTCAGGTCCTTTTGTTGGCCAGACGATACCAATATCCCAAAAACCATGCGCATCATGTGGCGAAGTTGGCATTAAGTTTGTTCGATCAGACTCAAACGTTGCATCAACTTGGCGACAGGGAACGGGAGTGGTTGGAATATGCGGCTTTACTTCACGATATTGGGCATCATATTAGAGAGAACAAACACCACAAGCACACCTACTATTTGATCACCCATGCCGATCTTCCCGGGTTTTCGTCTGAAGAATTAGGCATTATGGCCAACGTGGCGCGATATCATCGACGGGGCCAACCAACGATCAGGCATAAAGGATTTCGACTCTTAAATCGCGACCAGAAAAAAGTTGTCCCATGTCTCAGTGCGATTTTACGAATTGCCGATGGCCTGGATCGGAGTCATTTTTCTGTGATCAGGAAAATTTCCATAGAACCCGGGAAGCCTCTGCGGCTCCATGTATTTTTTCGCTATGATCCGGAGTTGGAATTATGGACAACGGAACGAAGGATGAAACTCTTTGAGAAAACCTTCCATTGCCGGATTGAATTGAAGCCGGCTCCCATTGCCATGAAAACAGTTGCCTAG
- a CDS encoding DUF47 domain-containing protein, translating to MFSFMPRESGFFDLFEQASQNVVEAGQCLKALMKSFDEPHTQIQHIKNLEHKGDDLTRDIVYKLNKTFITPLDREDIHALASALDDILDEIDAVAELFMVFKIDHPTPMALRLSEILHDAVLEVGKGIDLLRHQNWDMKDCAIRVHSLENEADRVSLEAISRLFEEEADPKTVMKWKEIYENFEMGTDSCEDVVNVLERIALKHG from the coding sequence ATGTTTAGTTTTATGCCTCGGGAAAGCGGGTTTTTTGATTTATTCGAGCAAGCATCTCAAAACGTCGTGGAAGCAGGACAGTGCTTGAAAGCATTAATGAAGTCCTTTGATGAACCGCATACACAAATTCAACACATCAAAAATTTGGAGCACAAGGGTGACGATCTCACTCGTGACATCGTGTATAAACTCAATAAAACATTTATTACCCCGTTAGATCGGGAAGATATTCACGCATTGGCCAGCGCGCTCGATGATATTCTGGACGAAATTGATGCGGTGGCCGAATTGTTCATGGTGTTTAAAATAGACCACCCGACGCCCATGGCACTCAGGTTGTCCGAAATCCTTCATGATGCCGTTTTAGAGGTCGGGAAAGGGATTGATCTTCTTCGTCATCAAAACTGGGATATGAAGGACTGTGCCATTCGAGTGCATAGCTTGGAAAACGAAGCTGACCGGGTGAGCCTAGAAGCGATTTCCCGGTTATTTGAAGAGGAAGCGGATCCCAAGACGGTGATGAAGTGGAAAGAGATCTATGAGAATTTTGAGATGGGCACCGATTCGTGTGAGGATGTTGTGAATGTCCTGGAACGGATCGCACTCAAGCATGGATAA
- a CDS encoding inorganic phosphate transporter: MAEFSILLILIIVLALLFDFSNGWHDSANAVATVVSTRVLSPTLAVLFAGVLNVVGAFMSTAVAKMVGSGIIDPAAINDVVIISALGGAIVWNFITLHMGLPSSSSHALIGAMVGAGFIHGGVEVLQGAGLIKVMEAMVSSPLLGFLVAFVLMIGLSWAFFRASRGRAMRLFRRLQLVSAGFMALSHGANDAQKAMGIITLALLSAGHIPSAEVPKWVIISCALSMGLGTALGGWKIIRTLGMRIAKLDPIHGFAAETGAGVVLMVTAHIGLPVSTTHTITSSVMGVGAVNRLSAVRWGVTRRIAYAWVFTLPGSACLAVAFYLLLSAFF, encoded by the coding sequence GTGGCCGAATTCAGCATACTTCTAATTTTAATTATTGTCCTCGCACTTCTATTTGATTTTTCAAATGGTTGGCATGATAGTGCCAATGCCGTGGCCACCGTCGTGTCCACTCGGGTCCTGAGCCCCACCTTAGCGGTTCTTTTTGCCGGTGTTTTGAATGTGGTCGGGGCCTTTATGTCTACCGCGGTAGCCAAGATGGTAGGAAGCGGAATCATCGATCCTGCCGCGATCAATGATGTGGTCATTATTTCGGCATTGGGGGGAGCTATCGTTTGGAATTTTATTACCTTACATATGGGGTTGCCTTCCAGTTCCTCCCATGCCTTGATTGGAGCCATGGTTGGTGCAGGTTTTATTCATGGTGGTGTCGAGGTGTTGCAGGGTGCCGGATTGATAAAGGTTATGGAAGCGATGGTCTCTTCCCCGTTATTGGGTTTTCTTGTGGCCTTTGTACTCATGATTGGGTTGAGCTGGGCGTTTTTTCGGGCTTCGCGAGGAAGGGCTATGAGGTTGTTTCGACGTCTTCAATTGGTGTCAGCGGGGTTTATGGCGTTGAGTCATGGAGCCAATGATGCACAAAAAGCGATGGGAATTATTACCTTGGCTTTGCTTTCTGCCGGACATATTCCTTCTGCGGAAGTGCCCAAATGGGTTATTATTTCCTGTGCCCTCTCTATGGGCCTGGGGACGGCTTTAGGAGGGTGGAAGATCATTCGAACTCTGGGGATGCGAATTGCCAAGTTGGATCCTATCCATGGGTTCGCCGCCGAAACCGGAGCCGGTGTAGTGTTGATGGTTACGGCCCATATTGGATTGCCTGTCAGCACGACTCACACGATTACATCTTCAGTCATGGGCGTGGGGGCGGTCAATCGATTGTCGGCGGTTCGTTGGGGTGTCACCAGGAGAATTGCCTATGCGTGGGTTTTTACCCTTCCCGGTTCGGCATGCTTAGCCGTCGCTTTTTATCTCCTGCTGTCCGCATTTTTCTAA
- a CDS encoding bactofilin family protein yields MAESYQTGALEVSTVGLEEEGYQMYLGQKCRLSGVLKVQGMARIDGFVEGEIYGSDLIQVGKDGKLEATVKAKDIVAQGPLRGDFVALQKIQLLAPATLEGKIDAPVFLLEEGVFVNGLVKMGIVRPAGS; encoded by the coding sequence ATGGCAGAATCGTATCAAACAGGCGCCCTGGAAGTTTCAACGGTTGGACTTGAAGAGGAAGGGTATCAAATGTATTTGGGCCAAAAGTGTCGATTGAGCGGCGTATTGAAAGTCCAGGGAATGGCGCGAATCGATGGATTTGTTGAAGGAGAGATTTATGGTAGCGATCTGATTCAAGTGGGAAAAGATGGAAAGCTTGAAGCCACCGTTAAGGCTAAAGACATTGTCGCACAGGGTCCTCTTCGTGGGGACTTCGTCGCTCTGCAGAAGATACAGTTGCTGGCCCCAGCGACATTGGAAGGGAAAATCGATGCCCCGGTTTTTCTGCTAGAAGAAGGCGTCTTTGTCAATGGACTGGTGAAAATGGGAATCGTGCGCCCTGCGGGCTCATAA
- a CDS encoding SixA phosphatase family protein encodes MNCLLLRHGIAVNPHEWDHSERERPLTKEGIAKTEQVAAGLKRIGVKPTHLLCSPLIRTQQTAEITKETLQITATIQLCPELVYDQSPMLLFPLFQKFSTDAFVMCVGHEPHLGQTAALMIFGKNSSGLSVKKAGGCLISFDGNVGVGRGNLEWWMAPAQLRALR; translated from the coding sequence ATGAATTGTCTTTTATTGCGCCATGGCATTGCTGTTAACCCACATGAATGGGACCACTCTGAACGCGAACGCCCTCTGACCAAAGAAGGTATTGCCAAAACTGAACAGGTCGCTGCAGGGCTCAAACGTATTGGAGTGAAGCCCACACACCTCTTGTGCAGTCCATTAATCCGTACTCAACAGACGGCTGAGATTACCAAAGAGACGCTACAGATCACAGCAACGATTCAGCTGTGCCCTGAGCTGGTGTATGACCAATCCCCCATGCTGTTATTCCCTCTATTCCAAAAATTTTCAACGGATGCCTTCGTCATGTGCGTCGGGCATGAACCTCATCTTGGCCAAACAGCCGCCTTGATGATTTTTGGAAAGAACAGCTCAGGTCTTTCGGTCAAAAAGGCCGGAGGCTGCCTTATTTCTTTTGATGGAAACGTCGGAGTAGGACGGGGAAATTTAGAATGGTGGATGGCCCCTGCGCAGCTCAGAGCGCTACGCTAA
- a CDS encoding PadR family transcriptional regulator, which produces MPTSNHEPTRRMVRQFFLGFVKIHILHHAAEEPVCGVDLAQELASHGYQLSPGTLYPTLHGLEAAGYLRCQLELQSGRRRRTYTITRSGRQALVQARQQIRELTEEVMNPETS; this is translated from the coding sequence ATGCCCACCAGTAATCACGAGCCTACTCGGCGCATGGTGCGCCAATTTTTCTTGGGTTTCGTCAAAATCCATATCTTGCACCATGCCGCTGAGGAGCCCGTCTGTGGAGTTGATTTGGCTCAGGAATTGGCTAGCCATGGTTACCAGCTGAGTCCAGGCACCCTTTATCCAACATTGCACGGTCTGGAAGCGGCAGGATATCTCCGATGCCAACTGGAACTTCAATCGGGACGCCGCCGAAGAACCTACACCATCACCAGATCCGGCCGACAGGCCTTGGTTCAAGCCAGACAGCAAATACGAGAACTAACAGAAGAGGTCATGAATCCAGAAACCAGTTGA